In Thauera aromatica K172, one DNA window encodes the following:
- a CDS encoding diguanylate cyclase — MPFYQNIKFRLIGLGLLLIAIGVAARHLVFLPAVQERVQEVVAGAHVSIATYVAHDIDHSIRMRRDLIRELADTLPPSLLAQPEDLAQWLGTRERLNPLFDRGILVLRPDGRLLARSPLADGAAPGARLDADWFDAVLQPEQAVIGKPRRDDAGGAPLLTGAAAVRGADKRVLAVLAGVVSLEAPGFLDDLQQTRLGASGGFLLVSPADGLFITASDPALALQPTPPPGADPLLDHAMAGYRGTGITSRSDGADALFSIAAVPSTGWLVVASAPAVEVFQPVEELRRLLWRNTFATVAGMLILLSLLLPRMLRPLTDAARSIREMADGGRELAPLPIPRHDEVGALVLGFNKLVAKLHEKEQALLQTMAKLDRLAGTDALTGASNRRQFYEAVEHELERFRRYRRPLALVMLDVDLFKTVNDRYGHATGDLVLQQIAHCIRATLRKPDSLTRWGGEEFLVLLPDTGLASAAALAERMRASIAAHHIDSVGCVTASFGVAELGESESRDEWVARADAALYRAKQGGRNRVEADHTVRPAAGAQTGPVQLNWDASFESGNGILDAEHRDLFDEVNRLLSALFSEARDAEIQPAIDSLLEKLKRHFHDEEQFLQAAGYPELGAHAVLHRALIQRAEALVDGFRSHRTEERALFTFLAHDVVAEHIVHEDRKYFPHLAASAGIHG; from the coding sequence ATGCCGTTCTATCAGAACATCAAATTCCGCCTGATCGGCCTCGGTCTGCTGCTGATCGCCATCGGCGTCGCGGCGCGCCACCTCGTTTTCCTGCCGGCAGTGCAGGAACGGGTGCAGGAAGTCGTGGCGGGCGCGCACGTGTCGATCGCCACTTACGTCGCCCACGACATCGATCACAGCATCCGGATGCGCCGCGACCTGATCCGCGAGCTGGCGGACACCCTGCCGCCTTCACTGCTGGCGCAGCCGGAAGACCTGGCGCAGTGGCTCGGGACACGGGAGCGCCTGAATCCGCTGTTCGACCGCGGCATCCTGGTGTTGCGCCCCGACGGCCGCCTGCTCGCACGCTCGCCGCTGGCCGACGGCGCGGCCCCGGGCGCCCGGCTCGATGCCGACTGGTTCGACGCGGTGCTCCAGCCGGAGCAGGCGGTGATCGGCAAACCCCGGCGCGATGACGCCGGCGGCGCCCCCCTCCTGACCGGGGCGGCCGCGGTGCGTGGCGCGGACAAGCGCGTGCTGGCCGTGCTCGCGGGCGTGGTCAGCCTCGAGGCTCCGGGTTTCCTCGACGACTTGCAGCAAACCCGGCTGGGAGCCAGCGGCGGTTTTTTGCTGGTATCGCCGGCCGACGGGTTGTTCATCACCGCCAGCGACCCGGCACTGGCATTGCAGCCGACGCCGCCTCCCGGCGCCGACCCGCTGCTCGATCACGCCATGGCGGGTTATCGGGGCACGGGCATCACCTCACGCAGCGACGGCGCCGATGCCCTTTTTTCGATCGCCGCGGTGCCCAGCACAGGGTGGCTCGTCGTCGCCAGCGCACCGGCGGTGGAAGTGTTCCAGCCGGTCGAGGAACTGCGCCGCCTGCTCTGGCGCAACACCTTCGCAACCGTGGCCGGGATGCTCATCCTGTTGTCGCTGTTGCTGCCGCGCATGCTCCGGCCGCTGACCGACGCCGCCCGTTCGATCCGCGAAATGGCCGACGGCGGACGCGAACTGGCACCGCTGCCCATCCCCCGTCATGACGAGGTGGGCGCGCTGGTGCTCGGCTTCAACAAGCTGGTGGCGAAGCTGCACGAAAAGGAACAGGCGCTCCTTCAGACGATGGCAAAGCTCGACCGGCTCGCCGGCACCGATGCGCTGACCGGGGCCTCGAACCGGCGCCAGTTTTACGAGGCCGTGGAGCACGAGCTCGAGCGCTTCAGGCGCTACCGCCGGCCGCTCGCGCTGGTGATGCTCGACGTGGACCTGTTCAAAACGGTCAACGACCGCTATGGCCACGCCACCGGAGATCTCGTCCTGCAGCAGATCGCGCACTGCATCCGCGCCACGCTGCGCAAGCCGGACTCGCTGACCCGCTGGGGCGGAGAGGAGTTCCTCGTGCTCTTGCCCGACACCGGGCTCGCGAGCGCGGCCGCGCTCGCCGAACGCATGCGGGCCTCGATCGCGGCACATCATATCGACAGCGTCGGCTGCGTGACCGCGAGCTTCGGGGTCGCCGAGCTGGGCGAGTCCGAGTCCCGCGATGAATGGGTGGCGCGCGCCGATGCCGCGCTGTACCGCGCCAAGCAGGGCGGAAGAAACCGGGTCGAGGCCGACCACACGGTAAGGCCTGCGGCGGGTGCGCAGACGGGCCCGGTGCAGTTGAACTGGGACGCGTCCTTCGAGAGCGGCAACGGAATACTGGATGCCGAACACCGGGACCTTTTCGACGAGGTCAACCGGCTGCTGTCGGCCCTGTTTTCCGAAGCGCGCGACGCGGAAATTCAGCCCGCGATCGATAGCCTGCTCGAGAAGCTGAAGCGTCACTTCCATGACGAAGAGCAGTTCCTGCAGGCTGCGGGCTATCCCGAACTGGGCGCCCATGCGGTACTCCACCGCGCCCTCATCCAGCGTGCGGAGGCGCTGGTCGACGGCTTCCGCAGCCACCGGACGGAGGAGCGAGCGCTGTTCACGTTCCTCGCGCACGACGTGGTCGCGGAACACATCGTGCACGAAGACCGCAAATATTTCCCCCACCTGGCGGCGAGTGCGGGCATCCACGGGTAA
- the ychF gene encoding redox-regulated ATPase YchF — protein sequence MSLKCGIVGLPNVGKSTLFNALTKAGIQAENYPFCTIEPNVGIVEVPDPRLTALSAIVKPQKVQPAIVEFVDIAGLVAGASKGEGLGNQFLANIRETDAIVHVVRCFADDNVIHVAGNVDPIRDIEVIDTELALADLATVDKALTRYKRPAAAGDKEAKILVAVLEKCFAQLDQGQPVRALELAKEEWASLKPFCLITAKPVLYAANVAEDGFDDNPHLDAVHTHAQAEGAEVVALCAAIEAEIADLEDADKKDFLESMGLEEPGLDRLIRAGYKLLGLQTYFTAGVKEVRAWTIHVGDTAPQAAGVIHTDFERGFIRAQTIAYEDFIQFKGEAGAKEAGKMRAEGKDYVVKDGDVLNFLFNV from the coding sequence ATGAGCCTGAAATGCGGAATCGTCGGCCTGCCCAATGTCGGCAAGTCGACCCTCTTCAACGCCCTCACCAAGGCCGGCATCCAGGCCGAAAACTATCCCTTCTGCACCATCGAGCCGAACGTGGGCATCGTCGAAGTGCCCGATCCGCGCCTCACCGCGCTGTCGGCGATCGTCAAGCCGCAGAAGGTGCAGCCGGCGATCGTCGAGTTCGTCGACATCGCCGGCCTGGTCGCCGGCGCCTCCAAGGGCGAAGGCCTGGGCAACCAGTTCCTGGCCAACATCCGCGAGACCGACGCCATCGTGCACGTCGTGCGCTGCTTCGCCGACGACAACGTGATCCACGTCGCGGGTAACGTCGACCCGATCCGCGACATCGAAGTCATCGACACCGAACTCGCCCTCGCCGACCTCGCCACGGTGGACAAGGCGCTCACCCGCTACAAGCGCCCCGCGGCCGCCGGCGACAAGGAGGCCAAGATCCTCGTCGCGGTACTGGAGAAGTGCTTCGCCCAGCTCGACCAGGGCCAGCCGGTGCGCGCGCTCGAACTGGCGAAGGAAGAATGGGCCAGCCTCAAGCCCTTCTGCCTGATCACCGCGAAGCCGGTGCTCTACGCCGCCAACGTCGCCGAAGACGGCTTCGACGACAACCCCCATCTCGATGCGGTCCACACCCACGCACAGGCCGAAGGCGCCGAAGTCGTCGCCCTGTGCGCCGCGATCGAAGCCGAGATCGCCGACCTCGAAGACGCCGACAAGAAGGACTTCCTCGAATCCATGGGGCTGGAAGAGCCCGGCCTCGACCGCCTGATCCGCGCCGGCTACAAATTGCTCGGCCTCCAGACTTACTTCACCGCCGGCGTGAAGGAAGTGCGGGCGTGGACGATCCACGTCGGCGACACCGCGCCGCAGGCCGCCGGCGTGATCCACACCGATTTCGAGCGCGGCTTCATCCGCGCCCAGACCATCGCCTACGAGGATTTCATCCAGTTCAAGGGCGAGGCCGGCGCCAAGGAAGCGGGCAAGATGCGCGCCGAAGGCAAGGACTATGTGGTCAAGGACGGCGACGTGCTGAACTTCCTGTTCAACGTGTGA
- the pth gene encoding aminoacyl-tRNA hydrolase, with protein MSAAPSRPLRLVVGLGNPGAEYSETRHNAGFWFCERLADQLGVRFAHESRFHGLVANARAAGVWLLLPQTFMNRSGQAIGALARFYRIEPAEILVVHDELDLPPGQLRLKFGGGLGGHNGLKDSSAHLGTHDYWRLRIGIGHPGERNEVVNFVLKPARREEQALIDEAIDKALAAWPQLARGELNTAATRLNARPAPPKPPKPPKAPKSPPAPDGAAAATPKDEPQP; from the coding sequence ATGAGCGCCGCGCCCTCGCGCCCCCTGCGTCTCGTCGTCGGTCTCGGCAACCCGGGGGCCGAATACTCCGAAACCCGGCACAACGCCGGGTTTTGGTTTTGTGAGCGCCTCGCCGACCAGCTCGGCGTGCGCTTCGCGCACGAATCCCGCTTCCACGGCCTGGTCGCCAACGCCCGCGCAGCCGGCGTCTGGCTGCTGCTGCCGCAGACTTTCATGAACCGCTCCGGCCAGGCCATCGGCGCGCTGGCGCGCTTCTACCGCATCGAGCCGGCCGAGATCCTCGTCGTCCACGACGAACTCGACCTTCCCCCCGGTCAGCTACGGCTGAAGTTCGGCGGCGGACTCGGCGGCCACAACGGGCTGAAGGACAGCTCCGCCCACCTCGGCACCCACGACTACTGGCGCCTGCGCATCGGCATCGGTCACCCCGGCGAGCGCAACGAAGTGGTGAATTTCGTGCTCAAGCCGGCGCGGCGCGAAGAGCAGGCGCTGATCGACGAGGCGATTGACAAGGCGCTCGCCGCCTGGCCCCAGCTCGCCCGCGGCGAGCTCAACACCGCCGCCACCCGCCTCAACGCCCGCCCTGCCCCGCCCAAACCTCCGAAACCGCCCAAGGCGCCCAAATCCCCGCCCGCCCCCGACGGCGCGGCCGCGGCAACTCCCAAGGACGAACCCCAACCATGA
- a CDS encoding 50S ribosomal protein L25/general stress protein Ctc encodes MQIEFKASKRDAQGTGASRRLRRAGQLPGIIYGGTGEAQPIVMDHNELYHLLRKEAFHASVLSIDVDGSKEIAVLRDTQWHPFKQQVLHIDFQRVAADQKMHLKVPLHFSGDDVSPAVKLGGCMISHVINEIDVQCLPKDLPEFVGVDLSALEAGQSVHVSQLVLPAGVELLQHGEGDPVVATAVQVKGAAAEGEGEAA; translated from the coding sequence ATGCAAATCGAATTCAAAGCGAGCAAGCGTGACGCGCAGGGTACGGGTGCGAGCCGCCGCCTGCGTCGCGCCGGCCAACTGCCGGGCATCATCTACGGCGGCACGGGCGAAGCCCAGCCGATCGTGATGGACCACAACGAGCTCTACCACCTGCTGCGCAAGGAAGCCTTCCACGCCTCGGTGCTGAGCATCGACGTCGACGGCAGCAAGGAAATCGCCGTGCTGCGCGACACCCAGTGGCACCCGTTCAAGCAGCAAGTGCTGCACATCGACTTCCAGCGCGTGGCCGCCGACCAGAAGATGCACCTCAAGGTGCCGCTGCACTTCAGCGGCGACGACGTCAGCCCGGCGGTCAAGCTCGGCGGCTGCATGATCTCGCACGTGATCAACGAAATCGACGTCCAGTGCCTGCCGAAGGATCTGCCCGAGTTCGTCGGCGTCGACCTCTCCGCCCTCGAGGCCGGCCAGTCGGTGCACGTGTCGCAGCTGGTGCTGCCGGCCGGTGTCGAGCTGCTTCAGCACGGCGAAGGCGACCCGGTCGTGGCCACCGCAGTCCAGGTCAAGGGCGCCGCAGCCGAAGGCGAAGGCGAAGCGGCGTAA
- a CDS encoding ribose-phosphate pyrophosphokinase, which produces MPHGSLMVFTGNANPKLGADVTRRLGISLGSATVGRFSDGEVNVELLENVRGKDVFVLQPTCSPTNDNLMELLVLVDALKRASAGRITAALPYFGYARQDRRPRSARVPITAKVVANMLQAVGVQRLLTMDLHADQIQGFFDIPVDNVYAAPVLLADLDKQKYDDLLVVSPDVGGVVRARAFAKRMECDLAIIDKRRPKANVSEVMNIIGEVEGRTCVIMDDIVDTAGTLCKAASALKANGAKRVLSYCTHAVLSGAAVARISDSDLDELVVTDTIPLREDARACPRIRQVSVASLLADTILRISNEESVSSLFME; this is translated from the coding sequence ATGCCCCACGGCAGCCTGATGGTCTTCACCGGTAACGCCAACCCCAAGCTTGGCGCCGACGTGACGCGACGTCTGGGGATCTCCCTCGGTTCGGCCACCGTCGGCCGCTTCTCGGACGGCGAGGTCAACGTCGAACTGCTCGAGAACGTGCGCGGCAAGGACGTCTTCGTCCTCCAGCCGACCTGCTCGCCGACCAACGACAACCTGATGGAACTGCTGGTCCTGGTCGATGCATTGAAGCGCGCCTCCGCCGGCCGCATCACCGCCGCCCTGCCCTATTTCGGCTACGCCCGCCAGGACCGCCGCCCGCGCTCGGCGCGGGTACCGATCACGGCCAAGGTCGTCGCCAACATGCTCCAGGCCGTCGGCGTCCAGCGCCTGCTGACGATGGACCTGCACGCCGACCAGATCCAGGGCTTCTTCGACATTCCGGTCGACAACGTCTACGCCGCCCCGGTCCTGCTCGCCGACCTCGACAAGCAAAAGTACGACGACCTGCTGGTGGTCTCGCCCGATGTCGGCGGCGTGGTCCGCGCCCGTGCCTTCGCCAAGCGCATGGAGTGCGATCTGGCGATCATCGACAAGCGCCGGCCGAAGGCCAACGTCTCCGAAGTCATGAACATCATCGGCGAGGTCGAAGGCCGCACCTGCGTGATCATGGACGACATCGTCGACACCGCCGGCACCCTGTGCAAGGCGGCGAGCGCGCTGAAGGCCAACGGCGCCAAGCGCGTGCTGTCCTACTGCACTCACGCCGTGCTGTCGGGCGCCGCGGTGGCACGCATCAGCGACTCCGACCTCGACGAGCTGGTCGTCACCGACACCATCCCGCTGCGCGAGGACGCCCGCGCCTGTCCGCGCATCCGCCAGGTTTCGGTGGCTTCGCTGCTGGCCGACACGATCCTGCGGATCAGCAACGAAGAGTCGGTCTCGTCGCTGTTCATGGAATGA
- the ispE gene encoding 4-(cytidine 5'-diphospho)-2-C-methyl-D-erythritol kinase codes for MDRPPLTAPSATDPARLEGCPAPAKLNLFLHVTGRRADGYHLLQTAFRLLDWGDTLDFTLRADGLVRRTTTLPGVPAEQDLVVRAARLLQAHTGCSLGAEIAVHKVLPLGGGIGGGSSDAATALIALNRLWRTGLSRPQLQALGLQLGADVPVFVFGRDAFAEGIGEALQPLNLRPAWYVVLAPGVSVPTTEIFSAQDLTRDTPPIRMADFAASTTRNDLQPVACSRYPEVRDAIEWLTQYAPATMTGSGACVFAEVPSEAEADRIAKSCPPRWKAWKVRSLTRHPLYEWLE; via the coding sequence ATGGACCGCCCACCCCTGACCGCGCCTTCGGCGACCGATCCGGCCCGCCTCGAGGGCTGCCCCGCCCCGGCCAAGCTCAACCTGTTCCTGCATGTGACAGGGCGCCGGGCCGACGGCTACCACCTCCTGCAGACCGCCTTCCGCCTCCTCGACTGGGGCGACACCCTCGATTTCACCCTGCGCGCCGACGGCCTCGTCCGCCGCACCACCACCCTGCCCGGCGTTCCCGCGGAACAGGATCTGGTCGTGCGCGCCGCCCGTCTGCTGCAGGCCCACACCGGCTGCAGCCTGGGCGCGGAGATCGCCGTCCACAAGGTCCTGCCGCTGGGGGGCGGCATCGGTGGCGGCAGCTCCGACGCCGCCACCGCCCTGATCGCCCTCAACCGGCTGTGGCGGACCGGGCTGTCGCGCCCCCAGCTCCAGGCGCTCGGGCTGCAACTGGGCGCCGACGTGCCGGTTTTCGTGTTCGGCCGGGACGCTTTCGCCGAAGGCATCGGCGAAGCGCTGCAGCCGCTGAACCTGCGGCCGGCCTGGTACGTCGTGCTGGCGCCGGGAGTCTCGGTACCGACCACCGAAATTTTTTCAGCGCAGGACTTGACGCGCGACACACCTCCAATCAGAATGGCGGACTTCGCAGCGAGCACTACCCGAAATGACTTGCAGCCAGTGGCCTGCAGCCGTTACCCGGAAGTGCGAGACGCGATCGAGTGGCTGACGCAGTACGCGCCGGCCACGATGACAGGATCGGGCGCCTGCGTGTTTGCGGAAGTCCCCTCGGAAGCCGAGGCCGACCGCATCGCGAAAAGCTGTCCGCCACGCTGGAAAGCCTGGAAAGTGCGAAGCCTGACTCGCCATCCGCTTTACGAGTGGTTAGAATAG